TATTATAATAATGCCATAAAATTGCTAATATATCCACATCATTCTAGTGCATTCTTTTTTCTTAAAGTTTTATCTAGCATCCACAATCCCCCTTATCCTTAATATTTAAACGGTGCACCTTTTATTGCTTTATATAATAGCACAAATAATATTCATAGAAGTTAATTTACTTTGTTTTTTATTTTTATCTTTATTATTCCTTATTTTCCTTCCGTTCTCTTTACAACATTTTGGTATTTACCTAATTAAAAATAGCATTTTGTGAAGTGTTATTTATGAATGAAGAAACTGCTATATAAATGACTGTATTATTTTCGAAAGCATTGACAATGTGTATAATAGTGAATAAATGTAGGATGGGAGAGAATGAGTAATGAAATATGAATACATATTATTTGACCTTGATGGTACACTGACGGACTCTGCAATAGGCATAACAAATTCAGTTATATATGCTCTTAAAAAATACGATATAAAGGTAGATAACAGAAATGAATTGAATAAATTTGTTGGACCTCCTTTGAGTGATTCTTTTGAAAGTTATTATGGATTTTCACAAGAAGAAGCTAAAACTGCTGTAGAATACTATCGTGAGTATTATAGAGAAAAGGGCATGTTTGAAAATTCGGTTTATGATGGAATTGAATATTTACTTAAAACATTGAAATACAATAACAAGACACTCGTTGTTGCAACATCTAAACCTCAAGTATTTGCACAACAAATATTAGAGAAGTTTAATATTGCGAGATATTTCGCGTATATTGCTGGAAGTAATCTTGATGGTACAAGGGTTAAAAAAGATGAGGTTATTCAATATGCGTTAGAAAGCTGTAATATTACCAATTTACCAAAAGTAATAATGATAGGGGACAGAGAACATGACATTAATGGTGCAAAAAAGGTAGGAATAGATTCAATTGGTGTTCTGTACGGATATGGTGATAGAGATGAACTCGAGAAAGCAGGTGCAGATTTCATTGTCAATACTATATCAGACATTGAG
This genomic interval from Clostridium kluyveri contains the following:
- a CDS encoding HAD family hydrolase gives rise to the protein MKYEYILFDLDGTLTDSAIGITNSVIYALKKYDIKVDNRNELNKFVGPPLSDSFESYYGFSQEEAKTAVEYYREYYREKGMFENSVYDGIEYLLKTLKYNNKTLVVATSKPQVFAQQILEKFNIARYFAYIAGSNLDGTRVKKDEVIQYALESCNITNLPKVIMIGDREHDINGAKKVGIDSIGVLYGYGDRDELEKAGADFIVNTISDIEKMLI